In the Lepus europaeus isolate LE1 chromosome 18, mLepTim1.pri, whole genome shotgun sequence genome, one interval contains:
- the PIMREG gene encoding protein PIMREG — MACRWSVRRRSLLEEEQPEEEAATPSAAGQQDASAGALGSLCRQFQRRLPLRAVSLNLGAGPSWKRLGTPEPEQQSLQAAARSAKSALGAMSQRIQESCQSGTKWLVETQVKARRRRRGVQTGGGSPPHTLSQKSTRLSSTAHPALGSRERGYRRLSAQTGPRAHLLRRPRRDAAFQRSPYSSTEPLCSPSESDSDLEPAGAGIPLLQKLSQKLDEAIVAEDSGDMTVSLLHN; from the exons ATGGCCTGTCGGTGGTCGGTGCGCCGGAGATCgctgctggaggaggagcagccggaggAGGAAGCCGCCACGCCGTCCGCAGCCGGCCAGCAGGATGCGTCCgcgggggccctgggctccctatGCAGACAGTTCCAAAGGAGGCTGCCCCTGAGGGCGGTCAGCCTCAACCTTGGGGCGGGTCCTTCATGGAAACGCCTGGGGACTCCAGAACCAGAGCAGCAGAGCCTCCAGGCGGCAGCTCGCTCAGCCAAGAGCGCCCTGGGGGCCATGTCTCAG AGGATCCAGGAGTCCTGCCAGAGTGGCACCAAGTGGCTGGTGGAGAcgcaggtgaaagccaggaggaggaggagaggggtgcAGACAGGTGGTGGCTCCCCCCCGCACACCCTGAGCCAGAAGAGCACCCGGCTGTCGAGCACCGCCCACCCAGCGCTGGGCTCCCGGGAGCGGGGGTATCGCCGCCTCTCGGCCCAGACAGGCCCCCGTGCCCACCTGCTCCGGCGGCCAAGGAGGGACGCTGCCTTCCAGAGGAGCCCCTACTCCTCCACAGAGCCCCTGTGCTCTCCCAG TGAGTCTGACAGTGACCTTGAGCCTGCAGGGGCAGGAATTCCACTCCTTCAGAAGTTGTCCCAGAAGCTGGATGAAGCCATAGTGGCTGAAGACAG cgGCGACATGACCGTCTCTCTCCTCCACAACTAA